Proteins from one Drosophila gunungcola strain Sukarami chromosome 3R, Dgunungcola_SK_2, whole genome shotgun sequence genomic window:
- the LOC128265903 gene encoding uncharacterized protein LOC128265903 — MVILFCIDIIYFVFFCKTKEKEGLLLKMSLPAALLQRLKKRGLVTKQSGTTPISEAIEEIIAENYDDDDKSGPYPYKEDLAPEPKRRTVEEQFWSHRIKERIGVNESYHGYKLCPNKYNIYHKCSLYCVNKFNSSPHSGPSHKYLKRYKRLLRKYPMEAGWKDIYDKGCKAYYFYNSTTQSVSWLPPSHPKARITNSAAVFRRQLANSNDEFDFDSGSLVLPKSSGLNEPNEPENSFFVPPKKQKSRDLDRKLQRRRRNDN, encoded by the exons ATGGTTATACTTTTTTGTATTGACATTATTtacttcgtttttttttgtaaaactaaGGAAAAAGAAGGTTTATTACTTAAGATGAGTTTGCCGGCAGCACTTTTACAGCGTCTAAAAAAACGTGGACTTGTTACGAAACAATCGG GAACCACGCCAATATCAGAAGCTATAGAAGAGATTATAGCCGAAAACTACGACGACGATGACAAGAGTGGTCCGTATCCATATAAGGAAGACCTGGCCCCGGAACCCAAGCGTAGGACCGTCGAGGAGCAGTTCTGGTCGCACCGCATCAAAGAGCGGATCGGCGTGAATGAGTCCTACCATGGATACAAGCTGTGCCCCAACAAGTACAACATCTACCACAAGTGCTCCCTGTACTGCGTGAACAAGTTCAATAGCTCCCCGCATTCCGGACCAAGCCATAAGTATCTGAAGCGCTACAAGAGATTGCTGCGGAAGTATCCAATGGAGGCGGGCTGGAAGGATATATACGACAAGGGCTGCAAGGCATATTACTTTTATAACTCGACAACCCAGAGTGTTTCGTGGCTACCACCATCGCACCCAAAAGCTCGGATCACTAACAGTGCCGCCGTATTTCGCCGGCAATTGGCCAATTCCAATGATGAATTCGATTTCGACTCCGGCAGCTTGGTCCTGCCCAAATCTTCTGGCCTAAATGAACCCAATGAGCCGGAGAACTCATTCTTTGTACCCCCCAAGAAGCAAAAATCAAGGGACTTGGATCGAAAACTTCAACGAAGGCGGCGAAATGATAATTAG
- the LOC128265814 gene encoding dolichyl-diphosphooligosaccharide--protein glycosyltransferase subunit STT3B → MNRTPKMLNSKVAGYSSLITFAILLIAWLAGFSSRLFAVIRFESIIHEFDPWFNYRATAYMVQNGWYNFLNWFDERAWYPLGRIVGGTVYPGLMITSGGIHWLLHVLNIPVHIRDICVFLAPVFSGLTSISTYLLTKELWSAGAGLFAASFIAIVPGYISRSVAGSYDNEGIAIFALQFTYFLWVRSVKTGSVFWSAAAALSYFYMVSAWGGYVFIINLIPLHVFVLLIMGRYSPRLLTSYSTFYILGLLFSMQIPFVGFQPIRTSEHMAALGVFVLLMAVATLRHLQSVLSRHEFRKLFIVGGLLVGVGVFVAVVVLTMLGVVAPWSGRFYSLWDTGYAKIHIPIIASVSEHQPTTWFSFFFDLHILVCAFPVGVWYCIKQINDERVFVVLYAISAVYFAGVMVRLMLTLTPVVCMLAGVAFSGLLDVFLQEDSSKRMGTAISTATETDEAEDSIEKKTLYDKAGKLKHRTKHDAQQDTGISSNLKSIVILAVLMLLMMFAVHCTWVTSNAYSSPSIVLAFHNSQDGSRNILDDFREAYYWLSQNTADDARVMSWWDYGYQIAGMANRTTLVDNNTWNNSHIALVGKAMSSTEEKSYEIMTSLDVDYVLVIFGGVIGYSGDDINKFLWMVRIAEGEHPKDIKESDYFTDRGEFRVDAEGAPALLNCLMYKLSYYRFGDLKLDYRGPSGYDRTRNAVIGNKDFDLTYLEEAYTTEHWLVRIYRVKKPHEFNRPSLKTKERTIPPANFISRKNSKRRKGYIRNRPVVVKGKRTLK, encoded by the exons ATGAATCGGACGCCAAAGATGCTGAACAGCAAGGTGGCTGGCTACAGCAGCCTGATAACCTTCGCCATCCTGCTAATTGCCTGGCTGGCCGGCTTTTCCTCTCGTCTCTTCGCCGTAATCCGCTTTGAGTCGATAATCCATGAGTTTGATCCGTGGTTCAATTACCGGGCCACCGCCTACATGGTGCAGAATGGATGGTACAACTTCCTCAACTGGTTCGACGAGCGGGCCTGGTATCCACTGGGCAGGATTGTCGGCGGCACGGTGTACCCTGGCCTGATGATCACCTCCGGCGGAATCCATTGGCTGCTGCATGTGCTCAACATTCCGGTCCACATTCGCGACATCTGCGTGTTCCTGGCACCGGTCTTCAGTGGCTTGACCTCCATCTCCACATATCTGCTTACGAAGGAACTGTGGTCTGCTGGAGCCGGCCTGTTCGCCGCCAGTTTCATCGCCATCGTGCCCGGCTACATCAGCAGATCCGTGGCCGGATCGTATGACAACGAGGGAATCGCCATCTTCGCCCTCCAGTTCACCTACTTCCTGTGGGTGCGCTCCGTGAAGACGGGCTCCGTTTTCTGGTCCGCCGCCGCTGCCCTGTCCTACTTCTACATGGTCTCCGCCTGGGGTGGCTACGTGTTTATCATCAACCTGATCCCGCTGCACGTCTTCGTGCTGCTCATCATGGGCCGCTACTCACCGCGCCTGCTGACCAGCTACAGTACCTTTTACATCCTCGGACTGCTCTTCTCCATGCAGATCCCCTTCGTGGGATTCCAGCCGATTCGCACCAGCGAGCACATGGCTGCCCTGGGCGTCTTTGTGCTCCTGATGGCCGTGGCCACCTTGCGGCATCTGCAGTCCGTGCTGTCGCGTCACGAGTTCCGCAAGCTGTTCATCGTCGGCGGACTGCTGGTGGGCGTTGGCGTCTTCGTGGCCGTCGTAGTGCTCACCATGCTGGGTGTTGTGGCTCCCTGGAGCGGACGTTTCTACTCGCTGTGGGACACTGGGTATGCCAAGATCCACATTCCCATCATTGCCTCCGTGTCGGAACATCAGCCGACGACCTGGTTCTCGTTCTTCTTCGATCTGCACATCCTGGTCTGCGCCTTCCCCGTTGGCGTGTGGTACTGCATCAAGCAGATCAACGATGAGCGCGTCTTCGTGGTCCTTTACGCCATCAGTGCTGTCTACTTTGCCGGCGTAATGGTGCGTTTGATGCTGACCCTCACGCCTGTGGTATGCATGCTGGCTGGAGTGGCCTTTTCGGGCCTGTTGGACGTCTTCCTGCAAGAGGATTCGTCTAAGCGCATGGGCACAGCTATAAGCACGGCCACCGAAACGGACGAAGCCGAGGATTCCATTGAGAAAAAGACTCTGTACGATAAG GCTGGAAAACTGAAGCACCGCACTAAACATGATGCCCAGCAGGACACTGGCATCAGCTCGAACCTGAAAAGTATTGTTATTTTGGCCGTTCTCATGCTTCTGATGATGTTCGCTGTTCACTGCACCTGGGTAACCAGCAATGCATACTCCAGCCCCTCCATTGTGCTTGCTTTCCACAACAGCCAAGATGG GTCTCGCAATATTTTGGACGACTTCAGGGAGGCATACTACTGGCTCTCCCAGAACACCGCTGATGATGCCCGGGTTATGTCGTGGTGGGATTACGGATACCAGATAGCAGGGATGGCAAACAGAACCACTCTGGTGGACAATAATACGTGGAACAATAGTCACATAGCGCTCGTTGGCAAGGCAATGTCTTCGACCGAGGAGAAATCCTACGAAATTATGACCTCTCTTGACGTGGACTACGTCCTGGTGATCTTTGGCGGTGTGATTGGCTACTCTGGCGATGACATCAACAAGTTCCTCTGGATGGTGCGAATCGCCGAAGGCGAGCATCCCAAGGATATCAAGGAGAGTGATTACTTTACGGACCGCGGTGAATTCAGGGTGGATGCCGAAGGTGCTCCGGCTCTACTCAACTGCCTTATGTACAAATTGAGCTACTACAGATTCGGGGACTTAAAACTGGACTACAG AGGACCATCGGGATATGACCGCACTCGTAACGCAGTCATCGGCAATAAAGACTTTGACCTGACCTACCTGGAAGAGGCCTATACAACGGAACACTGGCTTGTTCGCATCTATAGGGTTAAGAAGCCGCACGAGTTCAATAGACCATCTCTGAAAACCAAAGAGAGAACGATTCCTCCAGCAAACTTTATCTCTAGAAAG AACTCGAAGCGTCGCAAGGGCTACATAAGAAACCGACCGGTTGTTGTTAAGGGAAAGCGCACCTTGAAATAA
- the LOC128265909 gene encoding zinc finger protein 830, whose translation MNNGNTKRLSKKLSVSKKPAVTVNSPLAKYDSSGTLTCIICRIPIKPSVWKVHINSKQHKSNVDQAKQNKQLEKPVVTTITTKESPAKSSPVTKSTTHQDKTPQTNLEQNPPIVQEKTPQTNTSNKPATTELVSEKLPEKFFDEDKTSKSEAARLQDEEWQRFQQEIKKAATESSVIVADEQEDINLKRHIKEIDEQIDNWKRFIKINDQKTLLLNKKRRVNPQVEIDPQLSSSEEDCSVDDLYDWRTKNLHR comes from the exons atGAATAATGGAAATACTAAACGTTTGTCAAAGAAACTAAGCGTTTCTAAAAAGCCAGCTGTCACTGTGAATTCGCCTTTGGCAAA GTATGACTCCTCAGGGACCTTGACCTGTATAATTTGCAGGATTCCCATCAAGCCCAGCGTGTGGAAGGTCCACATCAACTCTAAGCAACACAAATCAAATGTTGATCAAGCCAAGCAGAATAAGCAATTAGAAAAGCCAGTAGTTACAACTATTACTACCAAGGAATCACCTGCCAAATCTTCTCCCGTCACCAAATCCACCACTCACCAAGATAAAACTCCACAAACGAACCTAGAGCAGAATCCTCCTATTGTTCAAGAGAAAACCCCTCAAACAAACACAAGCAATAAGCCAGCTACAACAGAATTAGTTTCGGAAAAACTGCCAGAAAAGTTTTTCGACGAGGATAAAACCAGTAAATCGGAAGCTGCCCGTCTTCAGGACGAAGAATGGCAACGATTTCAACAAGAGATTAAGAAAGCTGCGACAGAATCCAGCGTCATCGTGGCCGACGAGCAGGAGGACATCAATCTCAAGAGACACATCAAGGAAATAGACGAACAGATCGATAATTGGAAGCGATTCATCAAAATAAACGATCAGAAAACTTTGCTCTTGAATAAAAAGCGGAGAGTTAATCCCCAAGTAGAAATAGACCCTCAATTAAGTTCCAGTGAAGAAGACTGCAGTGTTGATGATTTGTACGACTGGAGAACGAAAAACTTGCACAGATaa